The proteins below come from a single Eremothecium sinecaudum strain ATCC 58844 chromosome II, complete sequence genomic window:
- a CDS encoding HBR480Cp (Syntenic homolog of Ashbya gossypii AFR050W; Syntenic homolog of Ashbya gossypii NOHBY620; No homolog in Saccharomyces cerevisiae; Syntenic homolog of Kluyveromyces lactis KLLA0E23034g): MVDKKVWELFNRDDTEGDGNSQNMTKGLGEDNLSSTDSVEDENDDEIDPNMCIECKDMATAILCEDCKEHFCVVCFEMLHRGGRRKKHRYLKLADDEADKKDSVENGGNSGDEDQMDEDPSLVASPSSVDEQMLHVIEEHANYIPMRLTFEERHLLRLLEAALKVSEYTDRVDILSHKSRGRRVVEQLKEMCSLLCGLVIATDLKVGQKLLENKELHENADWFQAVFEIGRRYKIMNPERMRDTFGKLAYMIMDSRLPQIEEHMGFHLYKPIKTVRSYLNDPADGGKALGLLKNKLLLYATAHIDPIGKTRAEINRLVRMKEDAISKLATKYSSSVYSKDDICQVLYSIGDYNAFVKMNRTPIVRMLERLNLFSQPEIAAKYSIGIQYGRNGARLTHDHERHWHYAQQSLNLWSIIQREMIQLWYLADKDLFDGSSYRLSSTGQGLHRIKACPALYKRMHNIINECKAKSGTWVGSSVVHLGDDAVPNALFFLDKYTQVPNILIPFDQTLLKIDELVKNDPMILEYINKQYGSVEDLKLTILQDAFAHMFDGSGADNFYMSGSCIDGRLTSAWNHTNQISKKRYYSIFLLTGFIGFNGSEGF, translated from the coding sequence ATAGTCAAAATATGACTAAAGGTTTAGGTGAAGATAACCTTTCTTCAACGGATAGTGTCGAagatgaaaatgatgatgaaattgatCCCAATATGTGCATAGAATGCAAGGATATGGCTACAGCAATACTATGTGAGGACTGTAAGGAGCATTTTTGTGTTGTATGTTTTGAGATGCTTCATCGAGGTGGCCGAAGGAAGAAGCATAGGTACTTAAAACTTGCGGATGATGAGGCCGATAAAAAGGATAGTGTAGAAAATGGTGGGAATTCTGGGGATGAAGACCAGATGGATGAAGACCCCAGTCTTGTGGCTTCCCCTAGCTCAGTTGACGAACAAATGTTGCACGTGATAGAGGAACATGCAAACTACATTCCGATGAGGTTAACATTTGAGGAGCGTCATCTGTTGAGGTTGCTTGAGGCAGCACTCAAGGTGTCTGAGTATACTGATAGAGTGGATATCCTGTCGCATAAGTCGCGGGGAAGGAGAGTGGTGGAGCAGTTGAAAGAAATGTGCTCCTTGTTGTGTGGATTAGTGATTGCTACAGATTTGAAGGTTGGACAGAAGCTGTTGGAAAATAAGGAGCTTCATGAGAACGCTGACTGGTTCCAGGCCGTATTTGAAATTGGCAGGCGGTACAAGATCATGAACCCAGAAAGAATGAGAGATACTTTTGGGAAGCTTGCGTACATGATTATGGACTCGAGACTACCGCAAATTGAGGAACACATGGGCTTCCATTTGTACAAGCCTATCAAGACAGTGCGTTCCTATTTGAATGATCCTGCGGACGGTGGGAAGGCCCTCGGTTTGCTCAAAAACAAGTTGCTCTTGTACGCAACCGCCCATATTGACCCGATTGGTAAGACGAGAGCTGAAATCAATAGGCTAGTCAGGATGAAGGAGGACGCAATTTCCAAACTTGCTACAAAGTATAGCAGCTCGGTTTACTCCAAGGATGACATTTGTCAGGTATTATACTCGATTGGAGACTATAACGCCTTTGTTAAAATGAATAGAACTCCAATAGTACGTATGTTGGAAAGGCTAAACCTATTCTCGCAACCAGAGATAGCTGCAAAGTACTCTATTGGTATCCAGTATGGAAGAAACGGTGCGCGCTTAACACATGACCACGAGCGTCACTGGCACTATGCTCAGCAGTCTTTGAATTTGTGGTCAATTATCCAAAGGGAAATGATACAGCTGTGGTATCTCGCTGACAAGGATCTCTTTGATGGTTCTTCGTATCGCCTATCATCAACAGGCCAGGGTTTGCATCGTATTAAGGCCTGTCCTGCATTATATAAGAGGATGCACAACATCATCAATGAATGCAAAGCAAAATCCGGCACCTGGGTTGGATCCTCCGTGGTTCATCTTGGTGATGACGCGGTTCCAAATGCATTATTCTTCTTAGACAAATATACCCAAGTGCCAAATATTCTGATCCCATTCGACCAAACTTTACTGAAGATCGACGAGCTAGTCAAAAATGACCCGATGATCTTAGAGTACATCAACAAGCAGTACGGTAGCGTTGAAGATCTGAAGTTAACAATTCTTCAAGACGCTTTTGCCCATATGTTCGATGGATCCGGTGCAGACAACTTCTACATGAGTGGCTCGTGTATCGATGGTAGATTAACTTCGGCCTGGAATCACACCAACCAAATCTCCAAAAAACGTTATTATAGCATATTCCTACTTACCGGATTCATTGGCTTCAACGGCAGTGAAGGTTTCTAG